A genomic window from Cucumis melo cultivar AY chromosome 8, USDA_Cmelo_AY_1.0, whole genome shotgun sequence includes:
- the LOC103485191 gene encoding uncharacterized protein LOC103485191 isoform X1: protein MYGPRGAMLGSGGVSDGYEVGSKRQRMMEPNPYFAVSSSTAGFQPYGYGSFPPTHAFPVVRLRGLPFNCTDIDIFKFFAGLDIVDVLLVNKNGRFMGEAFVVFAGSVQVEFALQRDRQNMGRRYVEVFRCKRQDYYNAIAAEVNYEGIYDNDYHGSPPPRQKRFSDKDQMEYTEILKLRGLPFSVTKSNIIEFFGEFDLAEDRIHIASRPDGKATGEAYVEFASAEEAKRAMSKDKMTIGSRYVELFPSTPNEARRAESRSRQ from the coding sequence GGCAATGTTGGGAAGCGGGGGGGTTTCGGATGGGTACGAAGTCGGCTCAAAAAGACAAAGAATGATGGAACCGAATCCCTACTTCGCAGTTAGCAGCAGCACTGCTGGATTTCAACCTTACGGCTATGGGAGTTTTCCACCTACTCATGCCTTCCCTGTGGTTCGCCTTAGAGGACTTCCCTTCAACTGCACTGACATTGATATTTTCAAGTTCTTTGCTGGACTGGACATTGTGGATGTGCTGCTTGTCAACAAGAATGGACGGTTCATGGGAGAGGCCTTTGTTGTCTTTGCTGGCTCTGTGCAGGTTGAGTTTGCATTGCAACGTGATCGACAGAATATGGGACGTAGGTATGTAGAAGTCTTCAGGTGCAAAAGGCAAGATTATTACAACGCTATTGCTGCAGAAGTAAATTACGAGGGCATTTATGATAATGATTACCACGGAAGCCCTCCTCCTCGACAAAAGAGGTTCAGTGACAAGGACCAGATGGAATACACCGAGATACTGAAACTTCGTGGTCTCCCCTTCTCTGTGACAAAATCCAACATCATTGAATTTTTTGGAGAGTTTGACCTTGCAGAAGATAGGATACATATTGCAAGTCGTCCAGATGGGAAGGCTACTGGGGAGGCTTACGTGGAGTTTGCTTCAGCAGAGGAGGCAAAGAGAGCAATGAGCAAGGACAagatgacaattggatcaagaTACGTGGAGTTGTTTCCTTCAACCCCAAATGAAGCAAGAAGAGCTGAGTCAAGGTCAAGACAGTAA
- the LOC103485191 gene encoding uncharacterized protein LOC103485191 isoform X2, with protein MGEAFVVFAGSVQVEFALQRDRQNMGRRYVEVFRCKRQDYYNAIAAEVNYEGIYDNDYHGSPPPRQKRFSDKDQMEYTEILKLRGLPFSVTKSNIIEFFGEFDLAEDRIHIASRPDGKATGEAYVEFASAEEAKRAMSKDKMTIGSRYVELFPSTPNEARRAESRSRQ; from the coding sequence ATGGGAGAGGCCTTTGTTGTCTTTGCTGGCTCTGTGCAGGTTGAGTTTGCATTGCAACGTGATCGACAGAATATGGGACGTAGGTATGTAGAAGTCTTCAGGTGCAAAAGGCAAGATTATTACAACGCTATTGCTGCAGAAGTAAATTACGAGGGCATTTATGATAATGATTACCACGGAAGCCCTCCTCCTCGACAAAAGAGGTTCAGTGACAAGGACCAGATGGAATACACCGAGATACTGAAACTTCGTGGTCTCCCCTTCTCTGTGACAAAATCCAACATCATTGAATTTTTTGGAGAGTTTGACCTTGCAGAAGATAGGATACATATTGCAAGTCGTCCAGATGGGAAGGCTACTGGGGAGGCTTACGTGGAGTTTGCTTCAGCAGAGGAGGCAAAGAGAGCAATGAGCAAGGACAagatgacaattggatcaagaTACGTGGAGTTGTTTCCTTCAACCCCAAATGAAGCAAGAAGAGCTGAGTCAAGGTCAAGACAGTAA
- the LOC103485193 gene encoding protein RKD5 isoform X1 has product MKNPHLSCFPNGELCQLKNGKSHQPRNLPLLDQDLNFLPCSVSVSKGSGNQMEESCDESGIAEKKRRATSEHIAGITLSDLAKNFGVPITEASRNLNVGLTVLKRKCREFGIHRWPHRKIKSIDGLIRDLQEEAKHREEDHKALMAVTKRQMMLQNERERIERTPFRELESETKRFRQDVFRRKHKARALESQSPSV; this is encoded by the exons ATGAAGAATCCCCATCTATCTTGTTTTCCCAATGGAGAGTTATGTCAACTAAAAAATGGCAAATCTCATCAACCAAGAAACTTGCCTCTACTTGATCAGGATCTTAACTTCCTTCCTTGTTCAGTTTCTGTATCCAAAGGATCTGGGAATCAAATGGAGGAGTCCTGTGATGAATCAG GTATTgcagaaaagaaaaggagggcAACAAGTGAGCACATTGCTGGAATTACTTTATCCGATCTGGCTAAAAATTTTGGTGTTCCGATCACAGAAGCTTCAAGAAATCTAAATGTTGGATTAACAGTACTGAAAAGAAAATGCAGAGAATTTGGCATTCATCGCTGGCCGCACAGGAAGATAAAGTCTATTGATGGTCTAATTCGAGATCTTCAG GAAGAAGCAAAGCATAGGGAGGAAGATCACAAAGCTCTGATGGCAGTGACCAAGAGGCAAATGATGTTGCAGAATGAAAGAGAGAGGATAGAGAGGACACCATTTAGAGAGCTGGAGAGTGAGACCAAGAGATTTAGGCAAGATGTTTTCAGGAGAAAGCATAAAGCTAGGGCTCTAGAAAGTCAGAGTCCTTCAGTTTAG
- the LOC103485193 gene encoding protein RKD5 isoform X2 gives MEESCDESGIAEKKRRATSEHIAGITLSDLAKNFGVPITEASRNLNVGLTVLKRKCREFGIHRWPHRKIKSIDGLIRDLQEEAKHREEDHKALMAVTKRQMMLQNERERIERTPFRELESETKRFRQDVFRRKHKARALESQSPSV, from the exons ATGGAGGAGTCCTGTGATGAATCAG GTATTgcagaaaagaaaaggagggcAACAAGTGAGCACATTGCTGGAATTACTTTATCCGATCTGGCTAAAAATTTTGGTGTTCCGATCACAGAAGCTTCAAGAAATCTAAATGTTGGATTAACAGTACTGAAAAGAAAATGCAGAGAATTTGGCATTCATCGCTGGCCGCACAGGAAGATAAAGTCTATTGATGGTCTAATTCGAGATCTTCAG GAAGAAGCAAAGCATAGGGAGGAAGATCACAAAGCTCTGATGGCAGTGACCAAGAGGCAAATGATGTTGCAGAATGAAAGAGAGAGGATAGAGAGGACACCATTTAGAGAGCTGGAGAGTGAGACCAAGAGATTTAGGCAAGATGTTTTCAGGAGAAAGCATAAAGCTAGGGCTCTAGAAAGTCAGAGTCCTTCAGTTTAG
- the LOC103485192 gene encoding phosphoinositide phosphatase SAC7-like: MMERADSAQKLYTRMRLWEFPDQYVIEPTDGSCGSSLSVSRVDGSMKLIDELPQCSSIRVPKIRTIFGVIGLLKLLAGSYLIVITDRECVGSYLGHPIFRITSLKVFPCDHSVNSSPLEQKKMEAEFSGLLNVAEKTSGLYFSYDTNLTLSAQRLHALGDESKLLPLWRQAEPRFLWNNYLLEVLIDSKLDPYLLPVIQGSFQNFQAAIGKDIVDVTLIARRCTRRTGTRLWRRGADSDGYVANFVESEQIIQLHGFTASFVQVRGSIPLLWEQIVDLTYKPKFELVKLEESPRVADRHFLDLRKKYGAVLAVDLVNGHGAEGRLSEKFANAMQQITGDDVRYLHFDFHHICGHVHFERLSILFEQISDFLDQNGYMLLNDKGEKMKEQLGVVRTNCIDCLDRTNVTQSMIARKMLESQLRRLGIFGADETISSHPNLDESFKIIWANHGDDISTQYSGTPALKGDFVRYGQRTIQGIMKDGWNALQRYYLNNFVDGTKQDAIDLLQGHYIVSVSRDMTPTTQKGGLEAVASFPLALSLVMTGFFFAALSLRQARYDLRHLFFSILWAGLSIAIAGFVRANGRIFCNRPRLHKPRS; encoded by the exons ATGATGGAGAGGGCTGATTCTGCACAAAAGTTGTATACCCGCATGCGATTATGGGAATTTCCGGATCAGTATGTTATAGAGCCGACAGATGGCTCTTGTGGTTCGTCTCTGTCAGTCAGTCGTGTCGATGGATCCATGAAACTTATAG ATGAACTTCCTCAATGCAGCTCTATCAGGGTTCCAAAGATAAGGACAATTTTTGGAGTAATTGGCTTGCTGAAACTACTTGCAG GATCCTATTTAATTGTCATTACCGACCGTGAGTGTGTGGGGTCTTATTTGGGGCACCCCATCTTTAGAATTACATCCTTGAAAGTTTTTCCATGCGATCATTCAGTAAACAGTTCTCCTTTGGAGCAG AAAAAGATGGAGGCAGAGTTCTCTGGACTCTTGAATGTAGCAGAGAAGACTTCTGGTCTTTATTTTTCCTATGATACCAATTTAACACTGAG TGCACAAAGATTGCACGCTTTAGGTGATGAATCGAAGTTACTACCCTTATGGAGACAG GCAGAACCAAGATTTCTTTGGAACAATTACTTGTTGGAAGTGCTCATTGATAGTAAG CTTGATCCATATTTACTTCCTGTTATCCAAGGGA GCTTTCAGAATTTCCAGGCTGCCATTGGGAAAGATATTGTTGATGTAACTCTGATTGCTCGGAGATGCACAAGGAGAACAG GAACTCGATTGTGGAGAAGAGGGGCCGATTCTGATGGATATGTTGCTAACTTTGTGGAAAGTGAGCAAATTATTCAATTGCATGGCTTCACAGCATCATTTGTCCAG GTTCGGGGATCAATTCCATTACTATGGGAACAAATTGTTGATTTGACATACAAGCCCAAATTTGAATTAGTGAAACTAGAAGAATCT CCTCGAGTAGCTGATCGGCATTTTCTCGATTTAAGGAAAAAGTATGGGGCTGTGTTGGCTGTTGATCTTGTCAACGGG CATGGAGCTGAGGGGCGCTTAAGTGAAAAGTTCGCAAATGCAATGCAACAAATTACTGGTGATGATGTAAG ataCCTGCATTTTGACTTCCATCACATCTGCGGGCATGTTCATTTTGAGCGCCTCTCGATCCTTTTTGAACAAATCTCAGACTTCCTTGATCAAAATGG ATACATGTTATTGAATGACAAGGGTGAGAAAATGAAGGAACAACTCGGAGTTGTGAGGACGAATTGCATTGATTGCTTGGACCGCACAAATGTTACCCAG AGTATGATAGCCCGAAAGATGTTGGAATCCCAACTGAGGAGGCTTGGAATTTTTGGTGCTGACGAAACTATTAGCTCACATCCGAACCTAGATGAAAGTTTTAAAATCA TTTGGGCTAATCATGGAGATGATATAAGTACCCAATATTCTGGCACTCCTGCTTTGAAAGGAGATTTTGTTAG GTATGGCCAACGGACGATTCAAGGGATCATGAAGGATGGTTGGAATGCTCTCCAACGCTAttatttgaataactttgttgatGGAACAAAACAG GATGCTATTGATCTCTTGCAAGGACACTATATCGTTTCAGTTAGTCGGGATATGACGCCCACAACTCAAAAGGGAGGCTTAGAAGCTGTGGCG TCCTTCCCACTGGCTTTATCACTGGTGATGACAGGATTCTTTTTTGCAGCCTTGTCATTGAGACAAG CTCGCTATGATCTTCGACACTTGTTCTTTTCTATCCTGTGGGCAGGCCTGAGTATAGCTATTGCAGGTTTTGTAAGGGCCAACGGTCGGATTTTCTGCAATCGGCCTCGTCTACACAAACCTCGATCATGA